The genomic segment GCCGGGACGTTTCATGTCCCCTACGCATTCCTCAATCAAGGCGAGCCACCGAAGCGCGCGAAACACTTCGTCGAGCAAGCCCACCGGGCGCTGGCGCGCGGCGACGCGTACTGGTTCTGGAGAAACATGGCGCGGGCACTCCACTATATCCAGGATGTGGGGCAGCCGTATCACACCGGCCAAACCTCACTCGATTTCCTGGTCAAGGGAGACATCCTCGCCGGCACGATCGAGGCCACGACAAACTATCACCTCGCTTATGAGACGTTTGTGGCCAACCAACTGATCGCCGAAATCCAAGGAGGCGTGCTCCGCTACACCTCCGCCCTCCGAGGGGCATCCTCCCGGAAAGAGTGCAAAGCCGATCGCCTCGTCCAAGACATCGCGTCGGACAACGCCCCCCGCGGCCGCCGGCTCATGCAACTCTCCGTCCCCTTCCTGGGCCCGGCATTCAAGACGGGCCAGAAGCGCCGTATGACCGAATCAGAGTTTCTTGGCCTCGTCGGGAAAACCAGAAAGGGCGCAGAGGATTTCGATCGTGAAACTCGCGCCGCCCTGCAGTTGACCGCGGAAACCACGAGGGGCTTCGTTGCATGCGCCCTGGAGACCTTCTACAATCGAAACGGACGTCCATGAACATTCAACTTGGTTACGCGCATGTCCTGGCCCTCCTCCTTGTGGGGGTGGCCTTTGTCTTCGTCAACATCCTGGTGGGGCGACTCGTCCAACCGCGCAAGCTTTCCCGTGGTAAGGCCCTGGCCTACGAATGCGGAGAAATTCCCGTGGGCACGGGGTGGATCGGCTTCAATATCCGGTTCTATATTTTTGCCCTGATTTTTCTCATCTTCGACGTGGAGATGGCGGTGACATTTCCGGTCGGTGTGATCTTCCGGCAGTGGCAGGCCGACGGTCGCGGATGGCTCGTCTTCACCGAGTTGGCCGTCTTTCTCGGCATTCTCTTCGTGGGGCTCATCTATCTCTGGCGGTGCGGAGATCTGAACTGGCTGAAGTCGATCGCGCCCGGCGAAGGCCCGGCAAAGGCCAGGAAAGCCTTTGAACGGAAGTTCTTTGACGACAAAGGTTATGGCCCCACCACCTGAAGCAGGCGCGTCAGCGCCTCGTCCCGAGGCGGTTCCAGGTGGTGGGATGAAGGCACCGGACATCGCTGAGCGATTGAAGGCCAAGTTTCCCGATGCCGTGCTGGAAGTGCAGACGGACGCGAAGCAGCCCTGGATCAAGATCCGTCCCCAGGATCTGGCCGAGGTCGCCCGCACTCTTCACGACAATCCGGAGTTGTCTTTCGATGCGCTGATGTGCCTGAGCGGCGTGGACTACCCGAACGAACTCGCCGGTGTGTATCACCTCTTCTCCTACAAGCATCGCCATGCCATCGTGGTCAAGACGTTCGTCCCCAAGACCGATGCTCACGTTCCAACCGTGTCCGGCCTCTGGAGGGGAGCGGATTGGTTCGAACGCGAGGCGTTTGACCTTCTCGGAATCGTATTCGACGGCCACCCCGATCTTCGCCGGCTCATGATGCCGGAGGATTGGGTCGGCCATCCTCTGCGAAAGGACTACCAGGAACCCGAGCGATATCTGGGGATGGACACGCCCCGGAAGTATCCTACAGCGGCCCCTGCGGAGGAGCCGAAAAAGGTGGCCTGAAGATGGCGCTCCGCACTGAAGAAGTCGTCCTCAACATGGGGCCGCACCATCCGAGCACGCACGGGGTCCTCCGCTTCGTGCTCAAGGCGGACGGTGAAATCATCGAAGAAGTCATCCCCGACGTCGGTTACCTCCATCGCTCCATCGAAAAAATCTGCGAGAAAGTGCCCTACCTCGAATTCGTGCCGTACACGGACCGGGTAGACTACATCTCCGGAATGAATTCGAACTGGGCCTACTGCCTGGCGGTCGAACGCCTCGCCGGACTGGAAATCCCGCGGCGCGCAGAACTCTTGAGAGTCATCGCCTGCGAACTCAACCGAATTTCCAGCCACCTCATCGCCGTCGGCGCCATGGGGATGGACGTGGGCGCCACCACGCCGTTCCTTCACGCCGTGCGCGATCGGGAAAGAATCAACGACCTTTTCGAAATGCTGTGCGGCGCGAGATTGACGTACAGTTATATCTGGATCGGCGGCGTATCCCTGGACGCCCCGCAGGCCTTTCTGGACCGGACCCGGGAGTTCCTCGACTATATCGCCCCGAAGTTCCAGGAGTTCAACCAGCTCCTCACCGGGAACAAGATCTACGTGGAGCGCCTGGCCAACGTGGGTGCAATTACGGCTGATGACGCGATCAACTTCGGCCTGGTCGGACCCAATCTCCGGGCCTGCGGAGTGAATTTTGATCTCCGCAAAGACGAGCCGTACTCGGTCTACCCCGAGCTGGAGTTCGACGTTCCCGTGGGACGGGGCGAGGCCGGAACCGTGGGCGACTGCTTCGACCGGTACATCGTCCGCATCCGCGAGATGATCGAGAGCATCCGGATCATCCGCCAGTGCCTCGACCGGATCGAGCCGGGCGAGTTCCGGGCCAAGACGAAAAAGAAACTGAAGCCGCCGCCGGGCGAGGTGTACGTGCGCACGGAGGCCCCGAGGGGAGAAATGGGATACTTCCTCATGAGTGACGGCACGGAAAAAGCCTACCGGTGCAAGATCCGCACCGGCTCTTTCTCGGCCATGAACGCCATCCCTTTCATCGCCAAAGGATGGATGGTGGCCGACCTCGTGGCGATCATCGCCAGCCTGGACGTAGTGGCCCCGGAGGTCGACCGCTAGTGGTCTGGCTCGCACCCCGCCTTGTGCTGCCTCCCATCGTGGTCGGCCTGACCGGCGGGGTACCGCACCATCCGTGGCTGGATGCCCTGACGGCACAGACCGGCGTGAGCCGCACGCTCTGGGTGATTGCCTACCTCGGCGTTCTTGGCGCCATTGCTGTCACGCTTGTCGCCGTCGCCGGTGGGGTCCTGAGTTGGGCCGAGCGCAGGATCGCCGGACGAATGCAGGCCCGCATCGGACCGAACCGGGTCGGCC from the Nitrospirota bacterium genome contains:
- a CDS encoding NADH-quinone oxidoreductase subunit C, translated to MKAPDIAERLKAKFPDAVLEVQTDAKQPWIKIRPQDLAEVARTLHDNPELSFDALMCLSGVDYPNELAGVYHLFSYKHRHAIVVKTFVPKTDAHVPTVSGLWRGADWFEREAFDLLGIVFDGHPDLRRLMMPEDWVGHPLRKDYQEPERYLGMDTPRKYPTAAPAEEPKKVA
- a CDS encoding NADH-quinone oxidoreductase subunit D translates to MALRTEEVVLNMGPHHPSTHGVLRFVLKADGEIIEEVIPDVGYLHRSIEKICEKVPYLEFVPYTDRVDYISGMNSNWAYCLAVERLAGLEIPRRAELLRVIACELNRISSHLIAVGAMGMDVGATTPFLHAVRDRERINDLFEMLCGARLTYSYIWIGGVSLDAPQAFLDRTREFLDYIAPKFQEFNQLLTGNKIYVERLANVGAITADDAINFGLVGPNLRACGVNFDLRKDEPYSVYPELEFDVPVGRGEAGTVGDCFDRYIVRIREMIESIRIIRQCLDRIEPGEFRAKTKKKLKPPPGEVYVRTEAPRGEMGYFLMSDGTEKAYRCKIRTGSFSAMNAIPFIAKGWMVADLVAIIASLDVVAPEVDR
- a CDS encoding NADH-quinone oxidoreductase subunit A — translated: MNIQLGYAHVLALLLVGVAFVFVNILVGRLVQPRKLSRGKALAYECGEIPVGTGWIGFNIRFYIFALIFLIFDVEMAVTFPVGVIFRQWQADGRGWLVFTELAVFLGILFVGLIYLWRCGDLNWLKSIAPGEGPAKARKAFERKFFDDKGYGPTT